One genomic window of Candidatus Pseudobacter hemicellulosilyticus includes the following:
- a CDS encoding lipocalin family protein, whose protein sequence is MKRPYALLNIVLLAGLVWLTGCKKDEDDPNQPVMQLSTDKVAGKSGQDIAVTVSMTMPGGFKDLVITKGINLQPDTDFGSQSVTASSTGSNTYEYLFNYTLSPDETDKLVGFNFRLTDNQGRAVEKDLTVNTTPGPAQIMFTRTWLLTSKFWESVGAEDIKDCEKDDVYTFKRDSTMSYGYGSSACSLDGLNIYDHWEISEDEKTVTLEYYNIFNPAQRTIEQYNVRSITTEKIVMDITVDLSWLGFSDKEKFIYTLEAR, encoded by the coding sequence ATGAAGCGGCCATATGCTCTCCTGAACATCGTCCTGCTGGCCGGCCTGGTTTGGCTGACCGGCTGCAAAAAAGACGAGGACGATCCCAATCAACCCGTTATGCAGCTCTCTACCGATAAGGTAGCCGGTAAATCCGGGCAGGATATTGCCGTCACCGTCAGCATGACCATGCCCGGTGGCTTCAAAGACCTGGTGATCACCAAAGGCATCAACCTGCAGCCGGACACTGATTTCGGTTCGCAATCGGTGACTGCCAGTTCCACCGGCAGCAATACCTACGAGTATCTTTTCAACTACACCCTCAGCCCGGATGAAACGGACAAACTGGTGGGCTTTAATTTCCGGCTTACCGATAACCAGGGGCGTGCCGTGGAAAAGGACCTGACCGTTAATACCACGCCGGGACCTGCGCAGATCATGTTCACCCGCACCTGGCTGCTGACCTCCAAGTTCTGGGAAAGCGTCGGGGCGGAAGATATCAAAGACTGCGAAAAGGATGACGTGTATACCTTCAAAAGGGACAGCACCATGAGCTATGGTTATGGTAGTTCCGCCTGCTCGCTGGATGGACTGAATATCTATGATCACTGGGAGATCAGTGAAGATGAAAAGACCGTGACCCTGGAATATTACAATATATTCAACCCGGCCCAGCGCACTATTGAGCAGTACAATGTGCGCAGCATCACTACCGAAAAGATCGTGATGGATATTACTGTGGACTTGTCCTGGCTGGGCTTTTCTGATAAGGAGAAATTTATTTATACGCTGGAAGCGCGGTAA
- a CDS encoding DUF4185 domain-containing protein: protein MNSTRLFFYTSCLSASVALGSCQQGGPAKQAAVQQLDSLRYTVAAAPEWDALFTRNTGWFGGDGIFAVTRDGQETPDAAAGSETLIWFSDTMLGEIIQDSLKPGFEMINNSIATLQGGAPDSNRIRFHWNKEKGKNSSLFVPKTPATGKDDYYWLGDGFVNHARNNDLYIFGYRIKNISNQAFGFKEVGNTLVIVPAGSQPPFASYRQLDIPFFLGQETDSTGSFGAGIFVNTAAAGAKDPDGYVYIYGVRGKTKALMVARVQPESIESFDQWRFWDGQEWTADAGKIATVTDRLSNELGVMQLADGRYALTFQADGLGKYVALRLGASPVGPWGRVIELFDVSASVSEDKDLFPYNAKAHPVLSGPNELLISYNVNSFDFFNDIKHMPHLYRPRFVRVTVQP, encoded by the coding sequence ATGAATAGTACCAGGTTATTCTTTTATACTTCCTGTCTCAGTGCGTCAGTAGCTTTGGGCAGTTGTCAGCAGGGGGGACCTGCTAAACAGGCCGCCGTACAGCAACTGGATTCTTTACGCTATACGGTGGCAGCTGCGCCCGAATGGGATGCACTTTTCACCCGCAATACCGGCTGGTTTGGCGGCGATGGCATCTTTGCCGTTACCCGTGATGGACAGGAAACACCCGATGCAGCGGCCGGCAGTGAAACCCTGATCTGGTTCAGCGATACCATGCTGGGTGAAATTATCCAGGACTCGCTCAAGCCGGGTTTTGAGATGATCAATAATTCCATCGCCACGCTACAGGGCGGTGCGCCGGATAGTAACCGGATCCGCTTTCACTGGAACAAGGAGAAGGGGAAGAACAGTTCTTTGTTCGTCCCCAAAACACCTGCTACCGGCAAGGATGATTATTACTGGCTGGGCGATGGTTTTGTGAACCATGCCCGTAACAACGACCTGTATATATTCGGCTATCGCATCAAAAATATTTCCAACCAGGCTTTCGGCTTCAAGGAAGTGGGCAATACCCTGGTCATTGTACCGGCCGGCAGCCAACCGCCGTTTGCCAGCTACCGGCAGCTGGATATTCCTTTCTTCCTGGGACAGGAGACCGATAGCACCGGCTCATTCGGCGCCGGTATTTTTGTGAATACAGCAGCTGCTGGAGCAAAAGACCCGGATGGTTATGTATACATTTATGGCGTACGGGGTAAGACCAAGGCGCTGATGGTGGCCCGGGTCCAACCTGAGTCCATCGAATCCTTTGACCAGTGGCGTTTCTGGGACGGACAGGAATGGACGGCTGATGCCGGCAAAATTGCTACTGTCACTGACCGGCTTTCCAATGAGCTGGGGGTAATGCAACTGGCTGACGGCCGCTATGCCCTGACCTTCCAGGCGGACGGACTGGGTAAATACGTGGCCCTGCGTCTGGGCGCTTCACCCGTTGGCCCCTGGGGCCGCGTGATTGAGTTGTTTGATGTGAGCGCTTCCGTATCGGAAGACAAAGACCTGTTCCCCTACAATGCCAAAGCACACCCGGTATTATCCGGGCCCAATGAACTGCTGATAAGCTACAATGTGAACTCCTTTGATTTTTTCAATGATATAAAACATATGCCGCACCTGTATCGCCCGCGGTTTGTGCGGGTGACTGTACAGCCATGA
- a CDS encoding class I mannose-6-phosphate isomerase has protein sequence MAQSNFDKYPAVKIEGTGWNGWKEISNTLAQRVQSLNSNKLVLALECYQGVDQQELLKGLQAELPQAQFLHAETAFLPAEKLNELVYPFVTDDPVFGYMSPLNLEQFFDGSQLPALQQQVTDSKASLLIVYGVGASLVAPAADILVYADMPRWEIQLRFRRKTVGNLGVSNTEDAFSYKYKRSFFVDWRVLDRQKNALMEKWDYVLDTTAPGQPNMIEGSLLLSALKQVVKQPFRVVPYFDPGPWGGQWLKETFEMRQDEKNLAWGFDCVPEENSLLLQFDNLRFETPSINAVFFQPEQLLGKKVYAAFGAEFPIRFDFLDTMDGGNLSLQVHPLKAYIREHFGMAYTQDESYYFLEAREGAFVYLGLKENVVPEKMMNALQDAQDKGGHFEADNFVQKWPVKKHDHVLIPSGTVHCSGANSVVLEISATPYIFTFKLWDWGRMGLDGKPRPISLAHGKNVIQWDRTTEWTREHILQQVKPITEGPGWREESTGLEDGSFIETRRHWFTGTVQHHTNGQFNVLNLIEGREAIVESPDNSFAPFVVHYAETFIVPADAGAYTIRPYGESEGKQMATIKAYVRTENLIDYRIN, from the coding sequence GTGGCACAATCAAATTTTGATAAGTATCCTGCCGTAAAGATCGAAGGCACAGGATGGAATGGATGGAAGGAGATCAGTAATACATTAGCGCAGCGGGTACAAAGTCTGAACAGCAATAAGCTGGTGCTGGCCCTGGAATGTTACCAGGGCGTAGACCAGCAGGAACTACTGAAAGGGCTGCAGGCGGAGCTGCCGCAGGCGCAGTTCCTGCATGCGGAAACAGCATTCCTGCCAGCGGAAAAATTGAATGAGCTGGTCTATCCCTTTGTAACGGATGATCCGGTATTTGGTTATATGAGTCCGCTGAACCTGGAACAGTTCTTTGATGGTTCCCAATTACCCGCCCTGCAACAGCAGGTAACTGACTCAAAGGCTTCACTGCTGATCGTCTACGGCGTTGGCGCCAGCCTGGTAGCTCCTGCTGCCGATATCCTGGTCTATGCCGATATGCCGCGCTGGGAGATACAGCTGCGTTTTCGTCGCAAGACAGTAGGCAACCTGGGCGTCAGCAATACCGAAGATGCTTTCTCCTATAAATACAAACGCTCCTTCTTCGTGGACTGGCGGGTGCTGGACCGGCAGAAGAATGCGCTGATGGAAAAATGGGATTACGTGCTGGATACTACGGCGCCCGGTCAACCCAACATGATTGAAGGCAGCTTGCTGCTGAGTGCGCTGAAGCAGGTGGTAAAGCAACCTTTCCGTGTAGTGCCTTATTTTGATCCGGGTCCCTGGGGCGGTCAATGGCTCAAAGAGACCTTTGAGATGAGGCAGGATGAAAAGAACCTGGCCTGGGGCTTCGATTGTGTCCCGGAGGAGAACAGTCTTTTATTACAGTTCGATAATCTCCGTTTTGAAACGCCCAGCATTAATGCGGTCTTCTTCCAGCCGGAACAATTGCTGGGAAAGAAAGTATATGCTGCTTTCGGTGCGGAGTTTCCTATCCGCTTTGATTTTCTGGATACCATGGATGGCGGCAACCTCAGCCTCCAGGTGCATCCCCTCAAAGCCTATATCCGTGAGCATTTCGGCATGGCCTATACCCAGGACGAAAGCTATTATTTCCTGGAAGCCCGCGAAGGCGCGTTTGTATACCTGGGATTGAAAGAAAATGTAGTGCCGGAAAAAATGATGAATGCCTTACAGGATGCACAGGACAAGGGCGGTCATTTTGAAGCGGACAATTTTGTGCAGAAATGGCCTGTCAAAAAACACGATCATGTGCTGATCCCTTCGGGCACGGTGCATTGCTCCGGCGCCAACAGCGTAGTGCTGGAGATCAGCGCCACGCCGTATATATTCACTTTCAAACTCTGGGATTGGGGTCGTATGGGACTGGATGGTAAACCCCGTCCTATTTCCCTGGCGCATGGAAAGAACGTGATCCAGTGGGACCGTACTACAGAATGGACCCGGGAGCATATCCTGCAACAGGTAAAACCCATCACTGAAGGACCGGGCTGGCGCGAAGAAAGCACGGGGCTGGAAGATGGCTCGTTCATTGAAACCCGCAGGCATTGGTTCACCGGTACGGTACAGCACCATACCAACGGGCAGTTCAATGTGCTGAACCTGATAGAGGGCCGGGAAGCCATTGTGGAGAGCCCGGACAACAGCTTTGCGCCCTTTGTAGTGCATTATGCGGAAACCTTTATTGTCCCTGCTGATGCCGGCGCCTATACCATCCGGCCCTATGGGGAAAGTGAAGGAAAGCAGATGGCCACTATCAAAGCCTATGTACGGACTGAAAACCTGATTGACTACCGGATAAACTGA
- a CDS encoding RagB/SusD family nutrient uptake outer membrane protein: MKTTNIFLSTITAGSLLLGAGCSKFLEEDPKHLVAVTNYYQTEQDAISAVNSVYAYLNSTSTGSTAGVYHSSFWVAIGLASDELQNQQLASPALDQLATFTYSPQNSTLQEVWTMHYKTITLANIAIERIPLIDMTASLRSRLIGEASFLRGLMYFNMVRMFGKVPLVLKEKEPLTPEVATVEAIYQQIHADLAVAENALPPEYAAGSGRGRATSGAALALQAKVYLTEKNYPMAAEKAKAVIDSHEYELWQDFADVFKLSSRGGKEAVFSVGFGDAGGAIIFWEVGQFQVRLLPTLLSEEGVQNAQGWQVPTQQLYNQYDADDRRRSVTFITQVHKQDGSTETIRPYIQKYWDRVAEPTGNGSANDFPVIRYADVLLMYAEAENENNHPDEAHTAINEVRKRARYNGSTYGNTVPDYVNLSKESFRTAVLKERRLELVCEGHRWFDLVRTSTLETLVPQAKTGVTPAARNYLFPVPQYERDLNPNLTQNDY; encoded by the coding sequence ATGAAAACAACAAATATCTTTCTCTCCACCATCACCGCCGGCAGCTTGCTGCTGGGCGCCGGTTGCTCCAAATTCCTGGAAGAAGATCCAAAGCACCTGGTGGCGGTGACCAATTATTACCAGACAGAGCAGGACGCCATTTCAGCTGTCAACTCTGTGTATGCTTACCTGAATTCTACCAGCACCGGCTCTACTGCCGGTGTATACCATAGTTCTTTCTGGGTGGCCATTGGCCTTGCCTCTGATGAGTTGCAGAACCAGCAGCTGGCATCGCCGGCCCTGGACCAGCTGGCTACTTTCACCTACAGCCCGCAAAATAGCACGCTGCAGGAAGTATGGACCATGCATTATAAGACCATTACCCTGGCCAATATTGCCATTGAGCGCATCCCGCTCATTGATATGACTGCCAGTCTGCGCAGCCGGCTGATCGGCGAAGCCAGTTTTCTCCGCGGCCTGATGTATTTCAATATGGTGCGGATGTTTGGCAAAGTGCCGCTGGTATTGAAGGAAAAAGAACCGCTGACCCCGGAAGTGGCTACGGTGGAAGCTATCTACCAGCAGATCCATGCGGACCTGGCGGTGGCTGAAAATGCGCTGCCCCCTGAATATGCGGCAGGTAGCGGTCGCGGCAGGGCCACCAGCGGCGCGGCGCTGGCTTTGCAGGCCAAGGTATACCTGACGGAAAAGAATTACCCGATGGCGGCAGAAAAAGCAAAGGCAGTCATTGACTCACACGAGTACGAACTCTGGCAGGATTTTGCGGATGTGTTCAAGCTGTCCAGTCGCGGTGGAAAAGAAGCTGTCTTCTCTGTTGGCTTTGGTGATGCCGGCGGCGCCATCATCTTCTGGGAAGTAGGGCAATTCCAGGTTCGTCTCCTGCCCACACTCCTTAGTGAAGAAGGCGTGCAGAACGCCCAGGGCTGGCAGGTGCCCACGCAGCAGCTCTATAACCAGTATGATGCGGATGACAGGCGGCGGTCCGTGACCTTTATCACCCAGGTGCATAAACAGGATGGCAGTACCGAGACCATCAGACCCTATATCCAGAAATACTGGGACCGCGTAGCCGAGCCAACAGGCAATGGCAGCGCCAATGATTTTCCCGTGATCCGTTATGCCGATGTGCTGCTGATGTATGCCGAAGCGGAGAATGAGAACAACCATCCCGATGAAGCGCATACCGCCATTAATGAGGTCCGCAAACGCGCCCGTTACAACGGCAGCACTTATGGGAACACCGTACCGGATTATGTGAACCTTAGCAAAGAGTCTTTCCGCACGGCGGTACTGAAAGAACGCCGGCTGGAGCTGGTCTGCGAAGGCCATCGCTGGTTCGATCTGGTGCGTACCAGTACCCTGGAAACACTGGTGCCCCAGGCAAAGACAGGCGTAACGCCGGCTGCCAGGAACTACCTGTTCCCTGTACCGCAGTATGAGCGCGACCTCAATCCCAACCTTACACAAAACGATTATTAA
- a CDS encoding GH92 family glycosyl hydrolase produces MKYLIVSCLLVLLAGWTNKTLAGPGNIAPQATVTASTELNSRYAAANVIDGIIGIPGKGEWACEGVTTDWGYIRFPWIQLQWATPQVINRVVLYDRPNLQDNIAGGRLEFSDGSILYVNELPKDGLGKSICFPDKTVSWVKWVTTDGTGSDLGFSEIEVFASPVQANDPVAWVDPYIETNRGRYFFFITGNRPFGMVGAAPHTRSKNQNGGGYNYNEKEILGFGQIHCWMLSGLEIMPAAPAVDPRQGEAGWKSRFSHDDEIVQPGYQRVYLQDARSWVELTSTDRVSFYRFTWTQDMRARILANVGGYLVEASMTNAEVQQTSDHSFEGSFSTVNRYWGGPKDVKVFFAMEFDKAFDQLDGWKGSQLLEKISGVKGDSAGLSPAFNVKAGDQVQLKIGISYTSVANARRNLETECPGWDFNQVKNESQAIWNQWLGKMEVKGGSTAQKIKFYTDLWHVLLGRHKINDVSGDYPDRTTGKRDGNFTDADFKIKTVPKNPDGSLRFHMYNSDAWWLSQWNLNVLWGLGWPEMQDELSASMLEYARNGYLLPRGPSGGGYSYIMTSCPAVNLVVSTYMKGLLSKADPQQAFTIVKQNLLPGGMLGSAADINFYTKNGWWPENAGITIEAGFQDWGAAQMALKLGKKKDYQFFSKRAQGWKHCFNTEHKLLFPKDRNGNFMHSDPLSGAGWVEANAWQGTWGVSHAIPELAQLMGGNDSFCTKLNYAFEKAAPTDFVYEYSGGYVSYANQPGCSNAHVFSYAGKPWLTQYWVRRVQEQAYGGTTPDLGYGGHDEDQGQMGAVSALMSIGLFNIKGNESVSPEYEITSPVFDEITIHLDNRYYKGNTFVIRTYNNSKTNCYIQSAKLNGQPLNDFRFSHQTFTNGGTLELWMGSEPNKQWGLGK; encoded by the coding sequence ATGAAATACCTGATCGTCTCCTGCTTACTGGTACTGTTGGCTGGTTGGACAAACAAGACCCTGGCCGGTCCCGGCAATATAGCCCCGCAGGCCACAGTCACTGCTTCTACAGAATTGAACAGCCGGTATGCAGCGGCCAATGTCATTGATGGGATCATTGGCATTCCCGGCAAAGGGGAATGGGCCTGTGAAGGGGTTACCACCGACTGGGGTTATATCCGTTTCCCCTGGATACAGCTGCAATGGGCCACTCCACAGGTCATCAACCGGGTTGTACTGTATGACCGGCCCAACCTGCAGGACAATATTGCCGGCGGGCGACTGGAATTCAGCGACGGCTCCATCCTCTACGTGAATGAGCTGCCGAAAGACGGTCTGGGAAAATCCATCTGCTTCCCGGACAAGACAGTCAGCTGGGTGAAATGGGTGACTACGGATGGTACGGGCAGCGACCTGGGCTTTTCAGAAATAGAAGTATTTGCTTCACCGGTGCAGGCCAATGACCCGGTGGCCTGGGTAGATCCCTATATTGAAACCAACCGCGGCCGTTATTTTTTCTTTATCACCGGCAACCGCCCCTTTGGAATGGTAGGGGCTGCGCCGCATACGCGCAGTAAGAACCAGAATGGCGGTGGCTACAACTATAATGAAAAAGAGATCCTGGGTTTTGGACAGATCCATTGCTGGATGCTGAGCGGCCTGGAGATCATGCCTGCTGCTCCTGCTGTGGATCCACGTCAGGGGGAAGCTGGCTGGAAATCCCGTTTCAGTCATGATGACGAAATTGTGCAGCCGGGCTACCAGCGCGTATACCTGCAGGATGCCCGCTCCTGGGTGGAGCTGACGTCAACCGATCGGGTCAGCTTTTACCGCTTTACCTGGACACAGGATATGCGGGCGCGTATCCTGGCCAATGTGGGTGGCTACCTGGTGGAAGCCAGCATGACCAATGCGGAAGTGCAGCAGACCAGTGATCATTCCTTTGAAGGCTCTTTCAGTACCGTGAACCGGTACTGGGGCGGGCCTAAGGATGTGAAAGTATTTTTTGCCATGGAGTTTGATAAAGCTTTTGATCAGCTGGATGGCTGGAAGGGTAGCCAGCTGCTGGAAAAGATCAGCGGGGTGAAAGGAGATAGTGCGGGTTTATCACCCGCCTTCAACGTAAAAGCGGGCGATCAGGTCCAGCTGAAAATAGGTATCTCCTATACCAGTGTGGCCAATGCACGCAGGAACCTGGAAACAGAATGTCCCGGCTGGGATTTCAACCAGGTGAAAAATGAATCACAGGCTATCTGGAACCAGTGGCTGGGGAAGATGGAAGTCAAAGGTGGCAGTACGGCGCAGAAAATAAAATTCTATACTGATCTCTGGCATGTGTTGCTGGGAAGGCATAAGATCAATGATGTGTCCGGGGATTATCCTGATCGCACCACCGGCAAACGGGATGGCAATTTTACCGATGCTGACTTCAAAATAAAAACAGTGCCGAAGAATCCTGATGGCAGTCTCCGTTTCCATATGTATAACTCGGACGCCTGGTGGCTGAGCCAATGGAACCTGAATGTACTCTGGGGACTGGGCTGGCCGGAAATGCAGGATGAGCTGTCGGCCTCCATGCTGGAATATGCCAGGAACGGCTACCTGCTGCCGCGAGGTCCCTCGGGTGGCGGCTACTCTTATATCATGACAAGTTGCCCGGCGGTGAACCTGGTGGTGAGTACCTATATGAAAGGTTTGCTCAGCAAAGCCGATCCGCAGCAGGCTTTTACAATTGTCAAACAGAACCTGCTACCTGGTGGCATGCTGGGCAGTGCAGCAGATATTAACTTCTATACAAAAAATGGCTGGTGGCCGGAAAATGCGGGCATCACCATTGAAGCCGGCTTCCAGGACTGGGGGGCGGCGCAGATGGCATTGAAGCTGGGGAAGAAAAAAGACTACCAGTTCTTTTCCAAAAGAGCGCAGGGTTGGAAACACTGTTTCAACACCGAGCATAAACTGCTGTTCCCCAAAGACCGCAATGGCAATTTCATGCATAGTGATCCGCTGAGTGGCGCAGGTTGGGTGGAAGCCAATGCCTGGCAGGGCACCTGGGGTGTATCCCACGCCATTCCTGAGCTCGCGCAGCTGATGGGTGGCAATGATAGTTTTTGTACAAAGCTGAATTATGCTTTTGAAAAAGCAGCGCCTACCGATTTTGTGTACGAGTACAGTGGTGGCTACGTGAGCTATGCCAACCAGCCAGGCTGCTCCAATGCGCATGTGTTCAGTTATGCCGGCAAGCCCTGGTTAACGCAGTACTGGGTACGCCGGGTGCAGGAGCAGGCTTATGGTGGCACTACGCCTGACCTTGGTTATGGTGGTCATGATGAGGACCAGGGGCAAATGGGAGCGGTGAGCGCCCTCATGTCCATTGGCCTGTTCAATATTAAAGGCAACGAGTCTGTATCTCCGGAATATGAAATAACTTCGCCCGTTTTTGATGAAATAACGATTCATCTTGACAACCGGTATTATAAAGGCAATACCTTTGTGATCAGGACCTATAATAATTCAAAAACCAATTGTTATATCCAATCGGCCAAACTGAACGGGCAGCCGCTGAATGATTTCCGTTTTTCCCACCAGACCTTTACCAACGGAGGTACGCTGGAATTATGGATGGGCAGTGAACCGAACAAGCAGTGGGGATTGGGCAAATAA
- a CDS encoding sugar porter family MFS transporter: MQQGLKFVYKYTYVAAVGGLLFGYDTAVVAGAIGFIQTKYSLSPAMMGWVASCALVGCVIGAMFAGGLSDKIGRKKVLMISALAFAVSSLGIMLPMGLNAFVLFRLIGGIGIGIASTLSPLYISEIAPANIRGRLISIYQMGIVLGILLIYFVNAWIAGMHDEAWNIDSGWRWMFGSGLAPSILFIILLFGVPESPRWLAQQQRMQEAEVILARVNGPEKAREELASIRASMNQENASFSSLLKPGLRFMLVIGIILAILSQVTGINAIMYYAPEIFKSTGDGSSSALMQTVLVGVINMLFTIVAIRYVDKWGRKTLLLIGSAGMAICLALVGAAFHFQWQGTLVLLAILAYISFFAISLGPLTFVVVAEIFPTAIRGRAMSVAIFFLWVAVFVVSQTFPMLQSSVGEAITFWIYMLMSVIAFFFVWRMVPETKEKTLEEIERFWKNKEVGS; this comes from the coding sequence ATGCAACAAGGATTGAAATTTGTTTATAAATACACGTATGTGGCGGCGGTGGGTGGTTTGCTGTTTGGTTACGATACAGCGGTGGTAGCGGGCGCCATTGGTTTTATTCAGACCAAATATAGTTTGTCGCCCGCCATGATGGGCTGGGTGGCCAGCTGCGCCCTGGTGGGCTGCGTCATCGGCGCCATGTTCGCTGGTGGGCTGAGTGATAAGATCGGCCGGAAGAAAGTGCTGATGATCTCTGCACTGGCCTTCGCTGTTTCTTCGCTGGGCATTATGCTGCCTATGGGCCTCAACGCCTTTGTGCTATTCCGGCTGATAGGCGGTATCGGCATCGGTATTGCCTCTACCTTATCGCCCCTGTATATATCCGAGATAGCCCCGGCCAATATCCGCGGGCGGCTGATCTCCATTTACCAGATGGGCATTGTGCTGGGTATCCTGCTGATCTATTTCGTGAATGCCTGGATAGCGGGCATGCATGATGAGGCCTGGAATATTGACAGCGGCTGGCGCTGGATGTTCGGCTCCGGCCTGGCGCCCTCCATCCTGTTCATCATCCTGTTGTTTGGCGTACCCGAAAGCCCGCGCTGGCTGGCGCAGCAGCAACGCATGCAGGAAGCTGAAGTCATCCTGGCAAGGGTCAACGGACCGGAGAAAGCAAGGGAGGAATTAGCGTCCATCCGTGCTTCCATGAACCAGGAGAACGCCAGTTTCAGCAGCCTGCTGAAACCGGGGCTTCGCTTCATGCTGGTGATTGGCATTATCCTGGCTATTCTCTCGCAGGTAACAGGCATCAATGCCATCATGTACTATGCGCCTGAGATCTTTAAATCCACCGGTGATGGTTCTTCCAGCGCCCTGATGCAGACCGTGCTGGTAGGCGTGATCAATATGCTCTTCACCATTGTAGCCATCCGCTACGTGGACAAATGGGGCCGAAAGACCCTGCTGCTGATCGGTTCGGCGGGTATGGCCATCTGCCTGGCGCTGGTAGGCGCTGCCTTTCATTTTCAATGGCAGGGCACGCTGGTGCTGTTAGCCATCCTGGCCTATATCTCTTTCTTTGCCATTTCCCTGGGACCGCTCACGTTTGTGGTGGTGGCGGAGATATTCCCCACAGCCATTCGTGGCCGGGCCATGTCGGTGGCTATCTTCTTCCTCTGGGTAGCTGTATTTGTTGTGTCGCAGACATTTCCTATGCTGCAGTCCTCGGTAGGTGAGGCTATCACTTTCTGGATCTATATGCTGATGTCCGTGATCGCTTTCTTCTTTGTCTGGCGCATGGTGCCGGAGACAAAGGAAAAGACCCTGGAAGAGATAGAAAGATTCTGGAAGAACAAAGAAGTTGGTTCCTGA
- a CDS encoding DUF4185 domain-containing protein, whose amino-acid sequence MKKNLSIVLSAVTLTGWMACQEQPGVPSSTAPAKTTQGTAKIVATAAPAWSDMLLQDSGWIGADGIYCVPMDGVETAGSAAGKQTLFWFSDNIVGKVQGDTLHHEWGMAHNSIAFMDGDEPGKGKMNFYLHTDAQGQPLSIFEPNTPQTKPGDYYWLGDGFFNHALDSTIYIFGYRIMNIPDGGIYPFDDVGLTLIALPKGSKPPFKEQRQLDCPFFAKDSRGRGKLVFGSCVLANTRAAGAPKPDGFIYVYGVRGPFKELVVARVADSLFEKFGEWRFWDGKNWQPDMHNCAALANRVSNEMSVSFMEDGRVIAAYQLDGDSPDIVIRAGRTPAGPFEPVRKVWSTPEIYEDIDYYTYNAKAHPHLSRPGELLISYNVNSFDFAADIVQHPHHLRPRFFTVTYR is encoded by the coding sequence ATGAAAAAGAATCTTTCGATTGTTTTGTCTGCTGTTACCCTGACCGGATGGATGGCCTGCCAGGAGCAGCCTGGCGTTCCTTCCTCCACAGCGCCTGCAAAAACAACGCAGGGTACCGCAAAGATAGTAGCTACCGCTGCACCGGCCTGGTCGGACATGTTGCTACAGGACAGTGGCTGGATAGGCGCTGACGGGATCTATTGCGTGCCTATGGACGGTGTGGAAACAGCCGGCAGTGCTGCTGGCAAACAAACACTTTTCTGGTTCAGCGATAATATAGTAGGGAAGGTGCAAGGGGATACGCTCCACCATGAATGGGGCATGGCGCATAACAGTATCGCTTTTATGGATGGGGACGAACCAGGGAAAGGCAAAATGAATTTCTACCTGCATACCGATGCGCAGGGGCAGCCGCTCTCCATTTTTGAACCGAATACTCCGCAGACAAAACCGGGCGATTACTACTGGCTCGGTGATGGCTTTTTCAATCATGCACTCGACAGCACCATCTATATATTCGGCTACCGGATCATGAATATCCCGGATGGGGGTATTTATCCTTTTGATGATGTTGGTCTAACCCTGATTGCCCTTCCCAAAGGCAGTAAGCCGCCTTTCAAAGAGCAGCGTCAGCTGGACTGTCCTTTCTTTGCCAAAGACAGCAGGGGAAGGGGTAAGCTGGTATTTGGCAGCTGTGTGCTGGCCAATACCAGAGCTGCCGGTGCGCCAAAGCCGGATGGTTTTATTTATGTCTATGGCGTGCGTGGTCCCTTTAAAGAACTGGTGGTAGCCCGTGTGGCTGATTCGCTGTTTGAGAAATTTGGGGAATGGCGTTTCTGGGATGGTAAGAACTGGCAGCCTGATATGCACAATTGCGCAGCACTGGCCAACCGCGTCAGCAATGAAATGAGTGTGAGTTTTATGGAAGACGGGCGGGTGATTGCAGCCTACCAGCTGGATGGCGATTCACCAGATATCGTGATCCGTGCAGGCAGAACGCCGGCTGGCCCTTTTGAACCGGTGCGCAAAGTGTGGTCTACCCCCGAGATCTATGAAGACATTGATTACTACACCTACAATGCCAAGGCGCATCCGCATCTTTCCAGACCGGGCGAGTTGCTGATCAGCTACAATGTGAACTCTTTTGATTTTGCCGCTGATATTGTGCAGCACCCGCATCACCTGCGGCCCCGATTTTTCACCGTTACCTACCGTTAA